tcctgaaaatagaaactaatatgaaaaatagaaactttctaaaaatgaaaatagaaacttactaaaaatgaaaaatagaaactttccagaaatgagaaatgaaaaatgagaaatgacaaatgagaaatgagaaatgagaaatgagaaatgaaaaatgaagacaaaaatggaaactttctacaataaggaattttcccaatcaaagaattgaaactttcctaaacagggatttttcaaggaaatggcgcagaaaaatgtaggaaatgaagttaaaacgtcgcattaaaatgctcctatcatgctcCTTAGATACCCCTGCATCGAAGTAATAATATGTATCGGTGAGCCCGAATCCAACCACCAAGAATCAGGAGTAACATCTGTCAAATTAATCTCAATGGGAAAAACTACGTTACCTGATTTCTTTGCAATCCACTTCTTGTATGAGTTGCAATCCCTCTTCATGTGCCCCTCCTTTTTACAAAAGAAGCACTTGAATTTTCCCTTACCCTTGGCCTGAAAAGGTTTCTTAACTCCTGAAGTAGATGGTTTGCTAGAATCAACCACAGCTTTACCCTTTTTCTTCTGCCACTGTGGCTTACTGATCAGATTCACATCCCTTGTCACTTCCTTCTCACTTTTAATTCTGCTCTCTTCTTGCACACACACAGCAATAAGCTCATTCAGGCTCCACTTATCTTTCTGGGCAGCATAGGTGGTTTTCTCAGCTGGTTGAACTGACTAGGCAGAGAATTCAGGGCTTGGTGAACTATAAGCTGGTCTTGCAGAGGCATGTTTAAGTCTTTCAGCTTTGCAGCAACATCAATGAACTTCATTATGTGCTCCCTAATCCCCACAGAAGCAGTATACTTCAGATTATTCAGGGTGCTCAACAGAATGCTAGTTTCaactttttcattctctttgaACATTTCTGCAATTGAGTCCAGATACTCTCTTGCCGTTGCCTTATCTGGGAAGCTACCCTTCACAGCATCACTCATAAGCCTTTTCATAATCAACAGAGACATCCTATTGGCTCTAATCCACTCAACAGACTTCATCCTATCCTGGGCTGTGCTCGCATTAGTGATCACAGGCGCCTCTTCGGTTAAACAATTATCAATATTGTTCAACCCCAGGTACAGCTCAATATCAGACCTCCACTTCTTAAAGTTGTGTCCATTGAGTGGCTCGATGGTAGCTAAACTTAGTCCTGAGTTGTTCATtgctgaaaagaaaagaaaagaagtctaAGTTTTCTTTCATGAAGTTTTATGAGAGTTTTAGTTTAAAGAATAACAAACAAtcataaaacaaaaacattctGCAAGTCATAtaacaatcatatatatataactcaacATAGAATAGAATCAAGCCCcaatttctctttattttcatcaagtctTCCTGTGTGTTAGAACATGATAAAACTCTTTAGGTTCCATATCACAAAACCAATATTAATCAAGCTGCTATATTATATGTTCAGTCATAATCTGTGtgataagaaaagaacaaatAAACCAGATGCATGCTTGATCAAAATGTAGTGTGCTATTTTGCATTTTAAAGTACATCAATAGTCAATCCTCATGTAAGAGATACAATTGCGATTTAAAAGCAAAATACAATTTTCCTGATCCTGTAACTTTATGAACGATAAAAGTTTCAACAATGGTTTGCTGTGTGCAAAATTCATCATCAAAACATCTATATTCCAGAACCAACAGTTGGTACTTTATGTCTTCACCTGTGAATATAGTTTAGAACACCAGCTGTTCCTGCAGTTTAAAAATTTTAACAGATATTTGCAGATTTGGGAGACTTTAGTAGTTAAAATCTTTTGCAGGCATATTCACAGACGATAGTGATCATATAATTGCAGGATTATGCATTTCATGACATGATTTCAACCAAACACAATCACAATCATAATTACAATCACAATAGCAACCATATCAGATCACAATCCATCAAGCAAGAAATGTAAATTCCATCTGGGCACCAACCTAATATATCTTAATTGCGCCCCAGGTGCGCTCTAGGGTTCTTATGCATATAATTCAATGAAAATTTATACAATTTCAAAAGAATTGATGGGAACATACCCGGACGCTCCCGCGCTGCATAAGGTGGTTAGCCAACCAAAATTCATATAcagatgaatatatatatatatatatatatatatatatatgcctttcGAAATCTAGAGACTAACCAATCACCCATGGAAAGCAAATAAAATCAATTGAAGCACAGCACGTATGATCCCTAAAGCCCCAAAATTCTCAGCTGAGTGAAAAGAGTAGTCGTTGTGATAGCAAAGCTATAATTTGTTCATTTGACGTTCTTTTATTTTAAAGCAGAAGCATATCACATAATTGGGTCAAAAGCCCAAAAACTCCAAAGCCCATAATTGTTTCATAGTCTGATATTAAAGAAAAGCACATTTCCAAAACTTTGAAGCATTTTCAAAACAAAATCGGTTCatgcattttgtgagaagctctgataccaaatgaaaACTGCAAACATACATATAGCACATATATGCAATCACTCACAAATGTACATAAACACTGATTATAACATAGCTTGATACATGAACTGGTGTTTGGAGTTTAATATGATAATGACCTAAAGTCATTTGAACTCTTGAAGCAACAATCTTCTGCACTACTCTCAGGATCTTGGTTGTCTCTATGGGGCAAGACTCTTGTAACTCGGTGTAGAGAGAGTGCAGGGACTATGCCTTTATATAAGAGCAGAAAACACAGTCCTCTTCCCATAAGAGTGTTTGTGTTTCACTAGGTTGCTGCTTCTTTTGCATACATATCTATACTTATCTAATATATCAGATAAGCAAAACGGTTTTCCATTTAATATCTTATCAGAAACATCTTAAGATATCTTTACAAGAATTAGAGTCTTATGCAATACCGATTGCTTCTCTTAATCCTCTAGTTGTTGTCTCAAGTAAATATGTGATAAGGTCCAATACATTCTTTCACCCAGAAATTATCATATATAACTCAAGGTAAAAATGTAAAACCCATCCTTCTGTGTAAACACAGTAGAAATTAACATGTCCTTATTCTCTCCGGCATGGACAGACAACACAACACAGAAAACACATGATGCTGTTGATATATGCTACTTCATTCAACTATTCCAACGAGCAATTAAAGAATCGCTACTGTAGAGTGGTCCATgactccattctctctctctctctctctctctctctctgtctgatCAATCTTCCATGTAAAACCTGGGTTCCTAGGTTTAATTTCTTCCACCAGATCATACACAGAACTGTAGCGTAGATCAGTCTGCCTGAGCCTAAAGCCCAAAGGGTAGTCACCGTATTCATACCTCCACCTAACAAGTACGAAAGTACCTGAATTTCCATGGGCTAGCTAGCTAGAATCTTCAGAGTTCATGACAGATCGACGAGTCATAATGACAGCCTCCTCCTACGTACTACTACTAGTAGTCCTATTCTCCCATCTATAGCATTCTATTTTTCACTGTATTTATGCGAGACTGACGAGTGAATAGTTGATTATCCGGTACCAACTTAAATGTTTTCTCTGTATATATGCGAGCTTCACCTTTTTAGGGGCAAGCAGTGGTTTTCAATACTGAGATGGTGTTGCATGCGCATAGGACAATAAAACCTACTCAATTATTAACGTTACACCAGTAGCTTTCCTTGAGCTATCCCTTGAGTGGTcttctctctgtttcttttATTTGGGGGCCTGACCTAGAGTGGTCTTCTCAGTCCTTCTGTTAgggtttcaagtttcaacaataTATTAAAAGTTCCGACCCATTGATCTACTACCAAGACCTTGACTTCAAATTATTTTCTGTTAAATCTCCAAGTTAagtatttgttattttgtttccTACTTTGGATTGAACTTCTCATAACACCCTTTTGAtatcatttacaaaatatacaaatcagttttttcttcttttctttttttgaagaagaagaattgcctcGTACTGCATGTAATTTATTATGATACCCAAAAATAGGTAcgtgctttgttgatcaatttTGACAGAAAATCCGATGGTTTTTAAACAAGGTACCCAACTGGTGGATTCCACAAGATTACGTACACTGGAGTAACTTTGTTATGATTTATGAAGCAATGAAAGTTGATGTGGTTTATCCATGAACAGGTTTTACAGACGGTTAATTCCTAAAACGACGAGACCAGTTCAATTATTTAACGTAGAGACGTAGAGTACAGGACAATCCAATTCAATTATCAACGTAACAGTGCAATAGTACCTTCAGCTATCCCTCGAGTGGTCTTCTTGGGTTTCAATTAATTAATATGGTTGTCACATTTGCCGACGACTTGTTGGCAAAAACCTCGCACAAAtaactaaaataaaaatgtaCACATCATTTTAATAATAACTTGGTCGGCAAAATCCTCTtctgaaaaatataaaatataaagaaaCATGCATTCACAGACGAAAATGATTCACCAATAAAAGCCTACCATCTAACTGTTGTTTCCAAAGATGACCGTTAATTTAGATTGAAAGATCAATTCCAGAACAATTCAAGTCTGAAGTGTAGTAAACTTGAAAATTATGAATTATCAAACACTGTTCCAGTTTACTCTCAAGCGTAGTAAACTTGAGAATTATCTAACATGCGTCCAACTTACTCTCATGTATTTTGGAAGACCAATTCCTGGGCTTTGAGCGGGCGTTCAGGGTCTACGATCTAGTGCCTGGGATAAAGTATCGTTTGGAGTTCAAGGCTCGCGCACTTCAACTAAACAACCTAAAACTATACCGGAATAAAGGGTTCAGACTTCAGAGTTTGGGGCTCAAGGCTCAACTTCAGAAATGCAATCTATCACAGACGACAATTTGCCAAAAACCTTGGCTACAAGAAAACCCAAGGTGTGGGCTTGATGCAAGCAGCAAGATAATGCTTCAAATCTTAGATTATCTAACCTTTGGATTCACATCAGTAACATAGGGCAGGTTTCGGATAAACAGACATCATCACAAACCATGAAGCTCGATCGCAGACTTTAAAAGTAACTAACTAGTGTCAAAATAGAAATAGCTAAACCCCAGAAGCAGCCAGttgaatcttcttcttttttgcatGCTTCAGTCCCACTTCTGGGTTTCCATCTGTATATCTCAGGTCCTGTTCCACTAATTTCTTCATATATTTGATGCTCGAGGGACAACAAAATAAGAATCAGTCAGAACATCGCGACTTATTTAACATCTATTTAATCATTACATATTCCCCCAGGTAATTATACAAGTTCTCAAACTTTGACTAGGTGACATTAGGTAACATTAGACTCATCCATTAAGTTCACCAAACAAGACCGAAGTATATTTGCCAATACTAGTACCGGCAGCACTACCTGCATAGAAAGAACAAGACATTACAATAGTGAGGTACATTTATCTGATACATGCAAATTTTAATTTTCCCTCTCCAGACAAAAAAAACCAGCAGTGGAAAAAAATTTCTGGACATActatatttaaaaataaatattccAATTCTGCAGCATCGAGACTTCTATCCGCAATCAGTTTCAAAACTTCCCCATTACCTCATTATGCATATCAAGTACTTCTTAAACAAAGCAAAACTTTTAAAATAATTTGTCTAACTTTTGAATATGTAGATGCATCGAAAATAAAAAGTGGAAGTCCTTTCGCACAGAGCAAACATACAGTGCAAGCATAGAAAAAAAGTTTAACATGGTAGATTTTGATACCCTAATTGGGACTTTGAGTGATTTAACTTCATATGATGCAGTATATATTACTTATAaatcgaaaaataaataaacataatcacagaaaaaggaaattatCTATTTCAATATCTCTGTGGAGTATCTGACCTTGCTTTTACGCGAATTATGGTATCGATCAGCACATCCGTGTTCCCTCGTACCCATCATAGCATATTTATATCCTTCATATTTTGCAACTCAAGAAAGTGTGCAAATAGGCCTCTATTGGTAACAAACCCCTCCACTACATGGAGTCACAGTCACTGCATTCAAACTTACCACAAAGAAAGGAAATGCCAATACTTTGGGCTTCTCACTAGCCAGTGAATGCATATCATTCCTTCCCGCTCAAAGTGCAGTACCTAAGATCCCATTACCTTTTCTTTTCCGGAAAAATCAAATTCCCAAATAAGAAGGTGAGAACATAATTCTTACCAGGTGACACAAATCAACCAAGGATACATCCTCCCAAAGGGAAAGTTTACATCAATTGAAGCATCCACTCAATCACATTGGACCCAAGTCAAGTACGAAAGATAAACTCTAGGCTCAGAGAAACTCAAATTTCAAACCCTTTGCTGTTTAGATCGCTAAAGTAACTTGATCGAGTCTTTGTATCCTCATAACAAGGAATGAATTTGTTAAATCCCAGTCTCTCATTTCTCAGCAATTCTGATATTCCTAGGTCGCTTGTACTCTTGACCCCATTCCATTGAACCCAATGGCTATTTGATACATGCACATCACTGACCTGTTGAGGGGTGGACTGTGCAAATGTAGATGGATTGGGTTGAAATTGATTGGGATGCTGTGGAGAAAGTAGTTGTGCATCATGCAAGGAAGAGTATGTATTCCTGAAGTGGTCATGAAATCCTAAGTTTTGCTGTGTAAGAGTTGACTGCTGTCTCATCATATGGAGCCTTGCATCTGGCTGAGAAGAATTATACTGTGATAAAGttgctctccctctctccaaTATTCCATTACCAATATCAAAAATTGATGGCTCAAAGAGCTCAGCATCGCGAGTGATGCCAGAGTAACCAGTGGGCATAGCAGCTGGTTGCAGCAAAGGATTCACTGGGGGACAGAAGCCAAACTGTTAAGAGTTGATCTACAAAAGATCTAATAAAAATACAAACCAATttcaggaaaaataaataaataaaaagaaataccaACCAGAACTGTCAAAAGCCTGGTCCACCCTCCTAGACCTCCCATGAGAAGAAAAACCTGGAGGTGATGCCCTTCTTGGTACTGAAAATCCTGGTGGGATCGAAGTAGCTACTTCTGTAGCTGTCAGAATATATTGGAGCAAAGAGTCTCAAAGCAATGGACAAATTTATCTATGATAATTAGTAAATCCtcaaaaaagaatataaaatgATTGCTACATCCCAGTCcttttttgagagagagagagagatccaaCATAAATCTCAAATCATGAACTAGAAAAGCAGACTCTACCAGCTGTTTACAGATAATCAAATAAACAAGTGACAAGGCAAACCAGTAGATCAGGAAAAGACCGAATTACAGTAATGTATATAGAGTATGCAAGATACAAACCTGAAGCTTTAGGAGACAAAAAAGAACAGCTCCTGAGAAGATTTGAAGACCCCACATGTATGAAAGAATCCTTATTTAAATCAGATAAAGAAGAGTAGTCTTTGGGCGGATGCCATATATTATCACAAGAATCCTCTTGCTGGGCAAATGAGAACCTGGACTGCTTTTTCTCATGCATTTTTCTTGAACTTGGTACTCTGAGAACACTGCTTTCtttatcagtttcacccaacaaatTAACCAGATTATGAAGCTCAGTTAAAGAACCTTCAGGTGCATCCAAATTCATCGTCAAAATATTTGAGATTATGCCACTCTCCCCTAAATCTGAAGAAAGATTGCAGTCAATActggctttattgttttcagACCCTTCCGAATACTTCGCTAATCCCATCTTTGGTAACACACTGGAAGGATCAAATGTAGCAAAGCTACTTCCTTTGTTATCACATAAACTTTTGGATAAGTTTGGTGATAGACAATTTAAGTTTCTGCTGCTTATAAAGTCTCTGGATTTAATATCTCGATCAACACCTTTATCTGGTGATAGACAATGTCCAGAAGTTATACCTACAAGAGTGCTATCTACAAAGGCTCCTGCAGGTTTATTTGATAAGGCTACTTGACCAGTTTCTTCACTATTCTGTTTGGTCGGTACCAGATGATCCAAACTATTAAAACGCACTTCACAGCTTTCTTCAGATGTAATTGATCTTACTCTGAGGTTAGAACTTTCAGTACTTACA
Above is a genomic segment from Rosa chinensis cultivar Old Blush chromosome 3, RchiOBHm-V2, whole genome shotgun sequence containing:
- the LOC112192415 gene encoding uncharacterized protein LOC112192415, translating into MSDVGEQTCPICAEEMDLTDQQLKPCECGYEVCLWCWNHIMEMAEKDGREGRCPLCRTTYDKEKIMRVAANCKAVLVTEVNQKRKQKKPPKGPEAKKHLTDVRVLQRNLAYIIGLPLNLAKEELLKRRDYFGQYGKVLKVSISRTSTGDIQHATNNSCCVYITYSSEYEAARCIQSVHSFVLDGNSLRACFGTTKYCHAWLKNVPCSNADCMYLHDFGSQEDSFSKDELVSAFERSKDLQIIGVTNNLHQRPGKGLPPPVDENSKSKISSAAKPLVKHPLNITRDEFKGSCADEDSRRATPARTSWVMQVAPSLPLGTSAQMPSYQKAETSSDVHAVSSEVVSTESSNLRVRSITSEESCEVRFNSLDHLVPTKQNSEETGQVALSNKPAGAFVDSTLVGITSGHCLSPDKGVDRDIKSRDFISSRNLNCLSPNLSKSLCDNKGSSFATFDPSSVLPKMGLAKYSEGSENNKASIDCNLSSDLGESGIISNILTMNLDAPEGSLTELHNLVNLLGETDKESSVLRVPSSRKMHEKKQSRFSFAQQEDSCDNIWHPPKDYSSLSDLNKDSFIHVGSSNLLRSCSFLSPKASATEVATSIPPGFSVPRRASPPGFSSHGRSRRVDQAFDSSVNPLLQPAAMPTGYSGITRDAELFEPSIFDIGNGILERGRATLSQYNSSQPDARLHMMRQQSTLTQQNLGFHDHFRNTYSSLHDAQLLSPQHPNQFQPNPSTFAQSTPQQVSDVHVSNSHWVQWNGVKSTSDLGISELLRNERLGFNKFIPCYEDTKTRSSYFSDLNSKGFEI